TGATGAATGCTGTCTTCGCTTGTGAGAACTATGAGTTCGAAGGAGATCAAGAAGTTTATGGTGATCCTACTCGAATTTacgagaagaaagaaagaattgTTAACAGAAATGAGCTACATCCTTTCTCTGGATATGAAGACTGGGAAGGTATCAATAACCTTTGTACACTAGATTATGGTATTTATCATGAAAATACATTACAGAAAGGAACCTGGTTCCCTAAAGATCAAGAACAGTTGTTTTCTGACTTCCCCATGCTGGACAATTTTCAGCTCAACATGGGGTTTCCTCCAGTTCACCAGTCAATAATAACTCAAGATTCTATAGTTTTCCATTCTGACATGCATGAAATTCCAGATCTTgttgaagaaaagaaggataaggGAAAGAAGGAAAACATGTGCCCGACATCGTTAACCTctttagagcttttaaatattTACACTAAGAGACTCAAGAAATTGAAAGATGAAAGAAGATCAAATGAGCTTCAAAATGAAGCAAAATTTACAACAGTCGATAATGGTGGAAGATTATCAACTGAAGAAGTATTTAGAGTTGCAGGTGCGCGGTTCATTCAGTTATCTGCTAAACAAGAAGATGATATGATTGTCATTACAAATCAATTTGACTGCTCTATTTCTTCCCTCAGCGATGAGGAGGGTAAGGATGTAGAATTAGCACAACTCCTTTTAGCTTCAGCAGAGTCAGTAAACAACAAACAGTTCAACTTGGCTAGTAGATTGCTAACT
This DNA window, taken from Papaver somniferum cultivar HN1 chromosome 3, ASM357369v1, whole genome shotgun sequence, encodes the following:
- the LOC113360381 gene encoding DELLA protein RGA2-like, which produces MMNAVFACENYEFEGDQEVYGDPTRIYEKKERIVNRNELHPFSGYEDWEGINNLCTLDYGIYHENTLQKGTWFPKDQEQLFSDFPMLDNFQLNMGFPPVHQSIITQDSIVFHSDMHEIPDLVEEKKDKGKKENMCPTSLTSLELLNIYTKRLKKLKDERRSNELQNEAKFTTVDNGGRLSTEEVFRVAGARFIQLSAKQEDDMIVITNQFDCSISSLSDEEGKDVELAQLLLASAESVNNKQFNLASRLLTQCDYLSSTTGNPVQRVVYYYAEGLRDRIDRETGRIPLKISEGRGEQPIDVDKAMMTLNPALLACHQTLPFGKVLQFAGIQAIVDNVTSASKVHLIDFGIRIGMQGTVLMQALASRHQCPIELLKITAVGTLRQPIEETGKRNANESSKKPESMCNGGH